The Ictalurus punctatus breed USDA103 chromosome 17, Coco_2.0, whole genome shotgun sequence sequence GTTTTTTGTGTGTCCTTGTCGTGGGTTCCGTCCTGGGACTAACCCACGGTGATGTCGTGTCTGACTTCAATGACGAGCCTGACTGCATAAAGTACTTCTACAAAGGGATAGTGCCCAAATGGGGATCCGACACGCCTGGTGCTGCCCGACTCTGCCAGCGTTTCCAGAACCGGTTTCATTTTGCCACGCTGTATGACACACACCACCGCATTGCTGTCTACTCGGCGTACATTTTTGAGCCCAGCAACGGGGGAGGCAGAGAGACGCGCTGGTTTGTAGAGCCCCAGGTGAGGGATGGAGGCTGAAAGATACAGGATGTGTACAAGAACATACTTGTACTGAGTATTGTATTAACATTTgggtaaaatatattttcttttatatacagtaactaTACACTGCTAACAAAATTCTTATTGTCCTCCGAAGCACGGTAGCATGATGACAGgttttagaaaaagaaagaatgaatgtttactacatatttatttttacagtagaATCTGCTGGTCTTTTGTGTAGATGCAATTTACTTAACGTATTactcgtgtgttttttttcttccagttgGTTAATCAGAACTGGGCAGGGGAAATGAGAGATGGCTATTGGCTGGGACAGGACTACCCAGGTATCTACCAGGGTGACAGACAGGCTCTGAATGAGGATTACACTAAATCAGGGTTTGACCGTGGCCACCTCAATCCCAATGGACACCATGCAGGTATGTACTGATTACAATTTATTGTTGAATGATGATGTAGTGGTTTTAAGAAACCAGACTTCCTGTGTGCAACCTACCCCTTATTATAttcctttattatttattggctcccactttttgttttgattgtgGCTTTAGTTGGAAATTTTAGTAGAACTCAATGAGAATTATCCACACTACCTTGTTCCTTGTTATATCATTGGTAACCTtacacagttaaaaaaaaaaaaaaatcaaacagatTTTGAAAATGTTATGCTATGTCTATGGTCGTTTTGTGACTTTACCCTCTTCTGTTAACCTAGTGCCAAGTCGTAATGCCACATTCACCCTCACGAACGTGGTGCCTCAGAACCCAAAACTAAACCAGAATGCTTGGGCTAATCATGAGTCCAACCTGGCTAAGATGTTCAGCGCTCAGTGCGACAAGGCCTACGTGCTGGTTGGTGCCATTCCATCTGTCGACAACTGGATCATCAAGAATAATGTCCAACGTGTCAATATCCCAGAGTACATGTGGAACGCATACTGCTGCATCGATCGCAACGGCGCTCCCATTCGCAGTGGAGCTGCAATTGCCCTCAACACTGAGCAGAATCTAGTTGTGCAGTACACACTGAGTCAAATGGTTGGCTTTCTTCAGCAATACTCTAACACACCAGTAGGAGAGCTGTTCCAAAATCAATGCCAGTAACAGCTTATAACGTTGCTTCCCAAACTGGTTATTCTATTTTAAGGTTTGAGTAGTGGAAAGTCATTAAAACTGTATATCTATTGACTGGTTTTGGTATTTTTTGGTCAAACTAAACCTTGATCCTCCCAGTccagtaaatttttattattattattcaaattttttttaatcacaagtAATGCgatttagttaatgttcacatcaagcatCAGATTGGGGGGAGAAATATGATGTTAGTGACTTTGACAATGGTATGGTTGTTGGTTCCAGATGGTTTTCTGGTTCGAATATTCCAGAAACTGCTTAATTCCAGGGATTTTCTcttgattttacacagaatggtgcataaaacaaaaacaacatcaaaagtaattggacagttCACTGATTAGCAGTtttgtggcctgtttcctcattatttcatgacacgttaaggagataaaaggtctggaggtCTGTTTCCATGTGTTGAATTTCTATGTTTGTAGGTTCATTATCATCATTCactacattaacacacactttttattaGATGGAGCCTCCTTGCTGCTCCTTGAGGCCGTTCTATTAGTATCACTCAGTGCtcagggtcttgctcaagggcccatcagtggcagcttggcaggaCTGGGGCTTAAATTCACAAGCTTGTGCTCAGTAGCCCAGAGCCTGAGGTACCACTGgctctcatttatttattaatgtagaTCTGTTCATTTCAAAATCTGCACCAATAAATATACGTAAAAAGTTCACTTCTTACTCGACTAGTTGCCACTGTGgggcagtaaaaaaaaaagagagacagcagTGAGGCTAAATGTACTTTCTTAGtcttaaaattatttttgtttaaacccAAAATGCTTGCACTGTGGTGTAGTGAATCCTGATGAGTGCTGTGTGAAAGAGCACATTCCCTGCTTTAGGTTGCATAGCACTATCCGATCCAGCACAGAACCTTCAGTGGTGCATGACGGAGACAGAGGGCACTTTTTGGATATTAGTGACCCTTGATCGCGTTGTGTAGATATCACATCCTCCATCCCTCATTGAGCTTTAAGGAGGGCTCTCTTAACTGACATGAGCATCCACGCTGTACAGTCTCACTTTCAGAATCGTTATGTTCTACGAGCTATGAGTGTCAATACTTTAGAGCATTTGGATAACATTATTTAGTATCACTTAAGACTTAACGTCCATTTGTTGGATTCCAAACTGCAGGAAAAGTATCAATTTAAGTGAAAACACAAAACCGAAACCTTTAATATGGTTAAAGTTGTACATTTTGCAAAAGACAGTGTAGCTTTTAAAAGTAGAAACCTCGAATCATGGAACTGTTCAGCGGCAGCTGTTGCAAACAGCGGCATCATACATAAACAGTGGCAGATGCCGTTTAAATTCAGTGGCATCATTCATAAACGGTGGCATCATTCATAAACAGCGGCAGATGCTGTTTAAATTCGGTGGCATCATTCATAAACAGCGGCAGATGCCTCAAAAATCCAGTGGCATCATTCATGAATAGCGGCAGATGCCGTTCTATTCAGTGGCATCAGCCACAAACAGCGGCACATGCCGTAAAGGCAGCGGCATCTGAGCATGCCACCGGAAGTGCCGCTGCCGCGATTTGAGCCTACTATTACTGCAGACGAATGTCCTATTCACAAGACAGCATAAGGAGATTTCACTTCTAAGCGTCCTTTCTTTCGGCAAATTTAAAAGCATGTGTCTTGCTAAGTAAGGTAACTTCATTATTCTTAtgtaaaattttgaaaaagatataaaaacataacatttatttCACCTATAATATAAAAATGCGACAGCAGCACTAATAGAATCCCGCCTTTTGCGATAGGATTGGCTAAAAGAACACAAAATCCCTCCTTCTGTGAGATATGATTGGCTGAAAAGAACACaacaatcccccccccctcctgtGAGATAGGATTGCTACTAGAACACAAAATCCCGCCTCCTGTGAGATAGGATTGGCTACGAGAACACAAATTCCCGCCTCCTGTGAGATAGGATTGGCTGATATTCACAAGAAGTCAAACGATTGGAGAGTTTACTATGCGGAAGCGTATAGTTTTGCACGGCAGATAGACCTAACGGTAGATAGACCTAACGGTAGATAGTGTGTTTGGAAGTTCTTAAAGATTTCAGTTATTGCATACGTAAGTGTGATTATAATTCTTATATGCATATAACATTGGTAGCCTTGACGTAAACGCACATACGTTAATACGCTGAGCTAACGACTTCTGTGATATTTACTAGAGCTggtttgtatttattgtctCGAGCTGGCTGCgtttattcagaataaagtTTCTTATGTAACTAGAGAAGTCACTCTAGAAGAGGACAGAAAAGcttatttttccttattttaaaaGTTCTAACCCCTGAGCTGAGAACATGCAGTGTGCACTggtgagtgcagcgggaacaCGGCTACAACTGCCCCACGGTCGGGCCGTGATTCTGGGTCGCGGTCCTGAGTCCGGAGTGAAGGATAAAAAATGTTCCAGACACCAGGGTAAACCGTCTGCACTGACATGggtacacacacattatacacacctTATACACACCTTATACACACCTTATACACACCTTATACAGTAGCATTGATTCGGGATGAAAATGCGACTCTCGTATACCCAGTGTTATCAAAACTGTTCAGGGGAAAATAACTGATTCAGAAGACGCCAGGTGACGTCATTGATCCGTTTGAATATTCACTGATTCTTCAtgaaatgtatatgtaaatgtatatgtgtgtataatgaTTTTCTGAAGACATAaaatgagtttgttttttttaa is a genomic window containing:
- the si:dkey-243k1.3 gene encoding endonuclease domain-containing 1 protein-like, producing MLSGGFLCVLVVGSVLGLTHGDVVSDFNDEPDCIKYFYKGIVPKWGSDTPGAARLCQRFQNRFHFATLYDTHHRIAVYSAYIFEPSNGGGRETRWFVEPQLVNQNWAGEMRDGYWLGQDYPGIYQGDRQALNEDYTKSGFDRGHLNPNGHHAVPSRNATFTLTNVVPQNPKLNQNAWANHESNLAKMFSAQCDKAYVLVGAIPSVDNWIIKNNVQRVNIPEYMWNAYCCIDRNGAPIRSGAAIALNTEQNLVVQYTLSQMVGFLQQYSNTPVGELFQNQCQ